From a single Streptomyces sp. NBC_00377 genomic region:
- a CDS encoding phytoene desaturase family protein, which produces MKADVAIVGTGPNGLAAAVVMARAGLQVELFEGHHEIGGGLRSTSLFDADITHDVCAAVHPMAAASRFFREFDLASRGVRLCLPEISYAHPLPDGAAALAYRDLETTCAQLGADGEPWRRLMTPLLERSRDVVDLALSPHRAIPQDLLVAVRFATRTLTLGTQLGRRTLTTEAGKALLTGVAAHAVGRLPSLASGAIALLLGHLAHGSGWPLPEGGSTRIAEVLAADIAAHGGTFHTGCKIDDLRQLQGTKVVLFDTAPKGLLQAAGELLPARYARHLSRFRHGPGAAKVDFLVNAPIPWKDPDVGLAGTVHLGGTQAQIRHQERLTAAGAAVPEPFVLVVDPAVADPTRARAGKRPVWAYAHVPNGSSQDPVPMVQARIEHYAPGFGDTVIASRGISARDYETYNPNYIGGDINGGAVTLKQSVLGPALRVDPYRTPLRGVYLCSASTPPGPGVHGMSGYLAARSALRHEFGIHTTPSLAPNQIARTGP; this is translated from the coding sequence ATGAAGGCGGACGTCGCGATCGTGGGGACGGGTCCGAACGGGCTGGCGGCTGCAGTCGTCATGGCCCGCGCCGGATTGCAAGTGGAACTCTTCGAAGGCCACCACGAGATCGGCGGGGGTCTGCGCAGCACGTCACTGTTCGACGCTGACATCACGCACGACGTATGCGCGGCCGTTCACCCCATGGCAGCCGCGTCGCGGTTCTTCCGGGAGTTCGATCTGGCCTCGCGTGGAGTGCGCTTATGTCTGCCCGAGATCAGCTACGCCCACCCACTACCCGACGGCGCGGCTGCCCTGGCTTACCGCGACCTGGAGACAACCTGTGCTCAGCTGGGGGCAGACGGCGAACCCTGGCGGCGCTTGATGACTCCACTGTTGGAGCGCAGCCGCGACGTGGTCGACCTCGCCCTTTCCCCCCACCGCGCCATTCCGCAGGACCTGCTCGTGGCAGTCAGGTTCGCTACGCGGACTCTCACGCTCGGCACTCAGTTGGGAAGGCGCACTCTGACAACCGAAGCCGGCAAGGCCCTGCTGACCGGTGTCGCCGCCCACGCCGTGGGACGACTGCCAAGTCTTGCCTCGGGCGCGATCGCACTCCTGCTGGGGCACCTTGCCCACGGTAGCGGCTGGCCCCTTCCAGAAGGCGGCAGCACCCGCATCGCCGAGGTCTTGGCCGCAGATATCGCGGCGCACGGCGGCACGTTCCACACCGGATGCAAGATCGATGATCTGAGGCAACTACAGGGAACGAAGGTGGTGCTGTTCGACACCGCCCCGAAAGGTCTTCTGCAAGCCGCCGGCGAGTTGCTCCCTGCCCGTTACGCTCGCCACCTCTCCCGCTTCCGCCACGGCCCGGGAGCCGCCAAGGTGGACTTCCTCGTCAACGCTCCCATCCCTTGGAAGGATCCTGACGTAGGTCTGGCAGGCACCGTACACCTCGGTGGGACGCAGGCGCAGATACGTCACCAAGAACGCCTCACCGCCGCAGGTGCCGCCGTACCAGAGCCCTTCGTCCTGGTCGTCGACCCTGCCGTGGCCGACCCCACTCGGGCTCGAGCCGGAAAGCGGCCGGTGTGGGCCTACGCCCACGTACCGAACGGGAGCTCCCAGGACCCCGTGCCCATGGTGCAGGCACGTATCGAGCACTACGCGCCCGGCTTCGGAGACACCGTCATTGCCAGCCGCGGTATCAGCGCCCGCGACTACGAGACCTACAACCCCAACTACATCGGCGGGGACATCAACGGCGGTGCTGTGACCCTGAAGCAGAGCGTGCTCGGCCCAGCCCTCCGTGTGGATCCGTACCGCACGCCGCTCCGCGGCGTGTACCTGTGCTCCGCATCCACACCGCCAGGACCTGGCGTGCACGGAATGTCCGGTTACCTGGCCGCCCGTTCCGCGCTGAGGCACGAATTCGGCATTCACACAACACCAAGCCTCGCCCCTAACCAGATCGCCCGCACCGGTCCATGA
- a CDS encoding HTTM domain-containing protein, with protein MKLLDKIDTWASRPVAVLGVSGTRALLGFVGLMFYVSQYGDRRYLFGPGNDTLLPYHLFLDELKDSGSFSVYAWSNSPVAFEVLFHLGLIAALAVTLGIGGRPVLAVHAIFLWSLYQRQSALMDGGDNLMQLVVPMLLLTRCYDHFSLRSPLGQRVIQRIPKALRAAGVPLHNLGVTAIAVQMCLVYMVSGLYKVQGQAWQDGTALFYIMRVPEFELPGISEFVYNNDLLVYLGTYATVIFLVYFPVGVLVRALRPWAAAASIGFHISIGFFMGLTGFALTMIACDLVFLSPELSRALHAARKLSARRKKKAAADGTGSSAAHNREPVAAASAD; from the coding sequence GTGAAACTATTAGACAAGATCGACACCTGGGCCAGCCGTCCTGTCGCGGTCCTGGGTGTGTCGGGAACCCGTGCATTACTGGGGTTCGTCGGCCTCATGTTCTATGTCAGCCAGTACGGGGACCGGCGCTACCTCTTCGGCCCCGGAAACGACACACTGCTGCCCTACCACCTCTTCCTCGACGAGTTGAAGGACTCGGGAAGTTTTAGTGTCTACGCGTGGAGCAACTCGCCGGTCGCGTTCGAAGTGTTGTTCCACCTTGGACTGATCGCTGCTTTGGCTGTCACGCTGGGTATCGGGGGCCGTCCCGTCCTGGCGGTGCACGCCATATTTCTGTGGTCGCTCTACCAGCGGCAGTCGGCGCTGATGGACGGCGGCGACAACCTCATGCAGCTCGTCGTCCCGATGCTGCTTCTCACGCGCTGCTATGATCATTTCTCCTTGCGCTCTCCTCTGGGGCAACGGGTGATACAGCGAATACCCAAGGCCCTTCGAGCTGCCGGTGTCCCACTGCACAACCTGGGCGTCACCGCGATCGCGGTGCAGATGTGCCTGGTCTACATGGTCAGCGGGCTTTACAAAGTGCAGGGGCAAGCGTGGCAGGACGGAACCGCGCTCTTCTACATCATGCGGGTACCAGAATTCGAACTCCCCGGCATTTCGGAGTTCGTGTACAACAACGACCTGTTGGTGTACCTCGGCACCTACGCAACTGTCATCTTTCTCGTCTACTTTCCCGTGGGAGTCCTGGTGCGGGCCCTGCGCCCATGGGCGGCCGCCGCATCCATCGGTTTCCACATCTCCATCGGCTTCTTCATGGGGCTCACCGGATTCGCATTGACGATGATCGCGTGTGACCTCGTCTTCCTGTCGCCGGAACTGTCCCGCGCACTGCACGCAGCGCGAAAGCTGAGCGCACGCCGCAAGAAGAAAGCAGCGGCGGACGGGACTGGAAGCAGTGCGGCACATAACCGCGAACCGGTAGCGGCCGCTTCCGCCGACTGA
- a CDS encoding FadR/GntR family transcriptional regulator, with protein sequence MSLTDKAIAQIRELIRSGALPPGSKLPPEPELAAQLGLSRNLAREAVKSLAVARVLEVRRGDGTYVTSLQPSLLLEGLGGAVELLQGDSTALQDLMEVRRLLEPVATALAATRISDEQLAEVERHLQAMREARDDVKRLNAHDAAFHHAVISATGNESLLTLLESISGRTLRARIWRGLVDTQASGRTLAEHEAIFRALSVRDASLSQAAALVHVSNTELWLREHLRSGETLPWGMTAEE encoded by the coding sequence GTGTCCCTGACGGACAAGGCCATAGCGCAGATCCGGGAGCTGATCCGCAGCGGAGCGCTACCGCCGGGCTCGAAGCTCCCGCCGGAGCCGGAGCTGGCCGCCCAGCTCGGCCTCTCCCGCAACCTCGCCCGGGAGGCCGTGAAGTCGTTGGCCGTCGCCCGGGTCCTGGAGGTCCGGCGCGGCGACGGCACCTACGTGACCAGCCTCCAGCCGAGCCTGCTCCTGGAGGGGCTCGGCGGCGCGGTGGAACTCCTCCAGGGCGACTCGACCGCTCTACAGGATCTCATGGAGGTACGGCGGCTCCTGGAACCGGTCGCCACCGCGCTGGCCGCCACCCGGATCTCCGACGAGCAGCTGGCCGAGGTCGAGCGGCACCTGCAAGCCATGCGTGAAGCTCGTGACGACGTCAAGCGGCTCAACGCTCACGACGCCGCGTTCCACCACGCCGTCATCTCGGCCACGGGCAACGAGTCTCTGCTCACGCTCCTGGAGAGCATCTCCGGCCGTACTCTGCGCGCCCGCATCTGGCGCGGCCTGGTCGACACCCAGGCTTCGGGCCGCACCCTCGCCGAGCACGAGGCGATCTTCCGGGCCCTGTCCGTCCGCGACGCCTCCCTCAGTCAGGCCGCCGCGCTGGTGCACGTCAGCAACACCGAGCTGTGGCTGCGAGAGCACCTGCGTTCGGGAGAAACCCTCCCGTGGGGCATGACTGCCGAGGAGTGA
- a CDS encoding DUF5819 family protein translates to MTATRRVQRAVLLAGAALLGAHFSIAAFSQTPLSPAKVQLAPLLNAYLQPYFSQNWMLFAPDPVMVDQGIIARGRCSDGEVTKYYDVTGPSIQRVQNDRFFPSRMSRVVSNGIQQYNSTDDLLRRLREQKEKGKAKNSGKNPIPLLPYEKRTRNQAVNYLSRYAMTQMAQACTDGRSLQAVQVRMYVRSLPPWSQRDNPHARDKVDAYDFPWKKAADLQ, encoded by the coding sequence GTGACGGCGACTCGTCGCGTCCAGAGGGCGGTACTGCTTGCCGGTGCCGCCCTCCTGGGTGCCCACTTCTCCATTGCGGCCTTCTCCCAGACGCCGCTGAGTCCTGCCAAGGTGCAATTGGCGCCACTCCTGAACGCCTATCTCCAGCCGTACTTCTCGCAGAACTGGATGCTTTTCGCCCCGGATCCGGTGATGGTCGACCAGGGGATCATCGCGCGGGGCCGCTGCAGCGACGGTGAGGTCACGAAGTACTACGACGTGACGGGCCCATCCATCCAGAGGGTCCAGAACGACAGGTTCTTTCCCTCGCGAATGTCCCGGGTGGTCAGCAACGGCATCCAACAGTACAACTCGACCGACGATCTCCTGAGACGCCTCCGCGAGCAGAAAGAAAAGGGGAAGGCGAAGAATTCGGGAAAGAATCCCATTCCGCTGCTGCCGTACGAGAAGCGCACACGCAATCAAGCGGTGAACTACCTCTCAAGGTATGCGATGACTCAGATGGCTCAGGCGTGCACGGACGGTCGTAGTCTCCAAGCGGTGCAGGTCCGGATGTACGTCCGGTCTCTCCCGCCTTGGTCACAGAGGGACAACCCCCACGCACGCGACAAGGTCGACGCCTACGACTTTCCATGGAAGAAAGCTGCTGATCTGCAGTGA
- a CDS encoding aldo/keto reductase — MGRRNIGSTPVEVTELGFGASVIGNLYRVTPADDAQAAIEAAWEAGIRYFDTAPHYGLGLSERRLGAALRSRPRDAYVISSKVGRLLVPNEEPRGVDTEGFAVRDDLRRQWDFSRDGVLRSIEDTLKRTGLDRLDIVYLHDPDEHWRQAAGEAMPALAELRDQKVIGAIGAGMNQSAMLARFLRETAADVVMLAGRYTLLDQSALDDVLPTAEELGKSVVAVGVFNSGLLSRDRPAEGMKYDYHDAPQALVARARAIAKVCAAHGTTLPAAAIAFPHTHPSTVNVTLGMRTAEHVARNAELNRQRIPEGLWDDLRVQGLIRSDVPAANGPGRSARCP, encoded by the coding sequence ATGGGGCGCCGGAACATCGGGAGCACCCCCGTCGAGGTCACCGAGCTCGGCTTCGGCGCCTCCGTCATCGGCAACCTCTACAGAGTCACCCCGGCAGACGATGCGCAGGCCGCAATCGAGGCTGCCTGGGAGGCGGGCATCCGGTACTTCGACACGGCACCGCACTACGGCCTCGGCCTCTCCGAACGGCGCCTGGGCGCCGCCCTGCGAAGCCGGCCGCGCGACGCGTACGTCATCTCCTCCAAGGTGGGCAGACTGCTCGTGCCCAACGAGGAACCGCGCGGCGTCGACACCGAGGGCTTCGCCGTACGCGACGACCTGCGCCGCCAGTGGGACTTCAGCCGCGACGGCGTGCTCCGCTCCATCGAGGACACGCTGAAACGCACAGGACTGGACCGCCTCGACATCGTCTACCTGCACGATCCCGACGAGCACTGGCGGCAGGCGGCCGGGGAGGCCATGCCCGCCCTGGCGGAGCTGCGCGACCAGAAAGTGATCGGCGCGATCGGCGCCGGCATGAACCAGTCCGCCATGCTCGCCCGCTTCCTGCGCGAGACCGCCGCGGACGTGGTCATGCTCGCCGGCCGCTACACCCTCCTCGACCAGTCCGCACTGGACGACGTCCTGCCCACCGCCGAGGAACTCGGCAAGAGCGTGGTGGCCGTCGGCGTGTTCAACTCTGGCCTGCTCTCCCGCGACCGGCCCGCCGAGGGCATGAAGTACGATTATCATGACGCCCCGCAGGCTCTCGTCGCCCGCGCCCGGGCCATCGCCAAGGTCTGCGCGGCGCACGGAACGACGTTGCCCGCCGCCGCCATCGCGTTCCCGCACACCCACCCCAGCACCGTCAACGTCACCCTCGGTATGCGCACTGCGGAACACGTCGCAAGGAACGCGGAACTCAACCGTCAGCGCATCCCCGAAGGTCTCTGGGATGATCTCCGCGTGCAAGGACTCATCAGGTCGGACGTGCCCGCAGCGAACGGGCCCGGAAGGAGTGCGCGGTGTCCCTGA
- a CDS encoding serine hydrolase domain-containing protein: MTGGHDPDAYVELGSFTKVLTGTVLAVLAEKRVVSLDDPVERWLSAPAGTGVTLRHLADHTSGLPRLPPDTGLFNPYRDFTQTQLEQFVGRLDSLVTASPGEREEYSNFGYAVLGAVLMSAAGQDYEELVGDHVLVPLGLPAGAVTARPPTDQRLLASSWFGRPVKPWDLTGAILPAGGMWASTRTAARLLTGLLVDKTLGEPALTWRRVGDLPLTYHNGATRKSRVFAGALPDGRWVVVHRLSGSIKDTDAAGVGELRAFAQESG, translated from the coding sequence GTGACCGGCGGGCATGATCCCGACGCGTACGTCGAGCTGGGCTCGTTCACCAAGGTCCTGACCGGAACCGTGCTTGCCGTGCTTGCCGAGAAGCGCGTTGTTTCCCTCGATGACCCGGTCGAACGGTGGCTGAGCGCGCCAGCAGGTACCGGTGTCACCCTTCGACACCTCGCCGACCACACCTCCGGCCTTCCGCGGCTGCCTCCTGACACGGGCCTGTTCAACCCGTACAGGGACTTCACGCAGACTCAGCTCGAACAGTTCGTGGGTCGTCTCGACAGCTTGGTCACCGCAAGCCCGGGCGAGCGCGAGGAGTATTCCAACTTCGGGTACGCCGTGCTTGGCGCTGTACTCATGTCGGCTGCCGGCCAGGACTACGAGGAACTGGTCGGCGATCACGTGCTCGTGCCTCTCGGCTTGCCCGCGGGGGCGGTGACCGCCAGACCACCCACGGACCAGCGTCTGCTGGCGTCGAGCTGGTTCGGCCGCCCCGTGAAGCCATGGGACTTGACCGGAGCCATCCTGCCCGCGGGTGGCATGTGGGCCAGCACGCGTACAGCCGCCCGCCTGCTCACCGGACTGCTCGTCGACAAGACCCTCGGTGAGCCAGCGCTCACCTGGCGCCGGGTCGGGGATTTGCCGCTGACCTACCACAACGGTGCCACCCGAAAATCCAGGGTCTTCGCTGGAGCGTTGCCCGACGGCCGCTGGGTGGTCGTTCACCGCCTCTCCGGATCCATCAAGGACACGGATGCAGCGGGAGTAGGCGAACTTCGCGCATTTGCCCAGGAAAGCGGATGA